In Nocardia asteroides, a single genomic region encodes these proteins:
- a CDS encoding helix-turn-helix domain-containing protein encodes MTRGPLCSSCMRSVGLNEPIPPEFFERANIRKALEIYDFGSVFTAVRDRTGLSQTQLGMLLELSQSRISAVERGERRIGHVRVVARVASRLGIPPQLLGFPRHAGAGLTTREVNWVDRRDFLLLVTAATLGSNLHPELTRLGNLLPSHSSPIVRTRLGPADIEAIEAISSGFRRWDMANGGGLCQTAALAQVHRIRALENAARSENLRTRYWIAAAELAATAAWLAYDVEDHGTARKLWAYALDATRKGAEHPRSTDLAVTILLDMAHQSLHLWRSEMRENRRQEALAFAQLASATSSNRKYPVSTMTAGYISAVTAWCWAALGQGEPMRRAIGTAQDHYGAANADNTPPWASSVTAAELTAQQGHAYYLLSLTDAAVAPIAVEQLAEAIDGHVIEHARSRAIALPTLAGAHLQAGNYDTAAKTTTDAINAVTSTSSARCYTRLRDLDRVAARHDREPIVAELREEIRVAAPATI; translated from the coding sequence GTGACCCGCGGCCCGCTGTGTTCGTCGTGTATGCGGTCGGTCGGGTTGAATGAGCCCATTCCGCCGGAGTTCTTCGAACGGGCGAATATCCGGAAGGCTCTGGAAATCTACGACTTCGGCTCTGTCTTCACAGCGGTTCGTGACCGCACGGGGTTGAGCCAGACCCAGCTCGGCATGCTCCTGGAGCTGAGCCAGTCGCGGATATCGGCCGTCGAGCGAGGCGAACGCCGCATAGGGCATGTGCGAGTTGTGGCGCGGGTGGCTTCCCGCCTGGGTATCCCGCCACAGCTCCTTGGCTTTCCCCGCCACGCGGGAGCCGGCCTGACGACCAGGGAGGTGAACTGGGTGGACCGACGCGATTTCCTCCTCTTGGTCACCGCCGCCACACTCGGCTCCAACCTGCATCCTGAACTGACTCGGCTGGGCAACCTGCTACCGAGCCATTCGAGCCCCATTGTCCGAACCCGTCTCGGCCCAGCCGATATCGAAGCGATCGAGGCGATCAGCAGCGGATTTCGGCGCTGGGACATGGCGAACGGCGGCGGTCTGTGCCAAACCGCCGCTTTGGCGCAGGTACACCGGATTCGGGCGCTCGAGAACGCGGCGCGCAGTGAGAATCTGCGCACGCGATATTGGATCGCCGCGGCCGAACTCGCGGCGACCGCCGCCTGGCTCGCCTATGACGTCGAAGATCACGGAACGGCTCGCAAACTCTGGGCATACGCACTCGATGCCACTCGCAAGGGGGCGGAGCATCCGCGCAGCACCGATCTGGCGGTAACCATCCTGCTGGACATGGCCCACCAGTCGCTGCACCTGTGGCGGTCCGAAATGCGAGAAAATCGGCGACAGGAGGCGCTGGCCTTCGCCCAGCTCGCATCGGCGACCTCCAGTAATCGGAAGTATCCCGTCAGTACGATGACCGCCGGCTACATCTCGGCCGTCACGGCGTGGTGCTGGGCTGCGCTGGGACAGGGCGAACCGATGCGGCGCGCGATCGGAACCGCACAGGATCACTACGGAGCCGCGAACGCCGACAACACCCCGCCCTGGGCGTCGTCGGTCACCGCCGCTGAACTCACCGCACAGCAGGGACACGCCTACTACCTGCTGTCACTGACAGATGCGGCAGTCGCACCGATCGCAGTCGAGCAACTTGCCGAGGCGATCGACGGCCACGTCATAGAGCACGCGCGAAGCCGAGCCATCGCACTGCCGACCTTGGCGGGCGCTCATCTCCAGGCGGGCAACTACGATACCGCCGCGAAGACCACCACCGACGCGATCAACGCGGTCACTTCGACGTCCTCTGCCCGCTGCTACACGCGGCTACGCGATCTCGACCGTGTCGCGGCCCGGCACGACCGCGAGCCGATCGTCGCCGAACTGCGCGAAGAAATCCGGGTAGCCGCTCCGGCCACAATATGA
- a CDS encoding phosphotransferase family protein, producing MSVDAGLPGADALTALCTAFGVSDEEAQLLHHRSNAVYLLPAAHGGPVIARLAPDTELRRARAGAGIAVTRWLNQRGSDAIALRPLSGAQPVFGNGAVATFWPYRPSPTAATLSDVAILLRRLHDQPIPPFPLPRYRPLHRLREALALDASRRRPALGHDDHMWLTDRAGELVAAYAAARFPLGDGLVHADAHTENVVSTEHGFVLIDWDGCCIGPRELDLISALPDHFHAPEDDRHRFLDVYGYDLLAWPQWPLLRDIAEMHSLGAYIRLAPDKPRAAEQLAVRLASLRTGDRRIRWSAIS from the coding sequence ATGAGCGTCGATGCCGGACTCCCCGGAGCCGATGCGCTGACAGCGCTCTGCACGGCGTTCGGTGTTTCCGATGAGGAGGCTCAACTACTCCACCATCGGTCGAACGCCGTGTACCTGCTGCCCGCCGCGCACGGCGGGCCGGTGATCGCCCGGCTCGCACCCGACACCGAATTGCGCAGGGCGCGCGCCGGTGCCGGAATCGCGGTTACCCGATGGTTGAACCAGCGGGGTAGTGATGCGATAGCGCTACGCCCGCTCTCCGGTGCGCAGCCGGTTTTCGGGAACGGGGCCGTCGCCACCTTCTGGCCATATCGCCCATCGCCGACAGCAGCTACGTTGAGTGACGTCGCGATCCTGCTGCGCCGACTCCACGACCAGCCGATCCCGCCATTTCCGCTGCCGCGATACCGCCCGCTGCACCGGCTCCGCGAGGCGCTCGCGCTCGACGCCTCCCGTCGGCGTCCAGCTCTCGGCCACGATGACCACATGTGGCTCACCGATCGCGCCGGAGAACTGGTCGCTGCTTACGCCGCTGCCAGATTTCCCCTGGGAGATGGCTTGGTCCATGCCGATGCCCACACGGAGAATGTCGTCTCGACCGAGCACGGCTTCGTACTGATCGACTGGGACGGCTGCTGCATCGGCCCCAGAGAGCTGGATCTGATCAGCGCTCTGCCGGATCACTTCCACGCACCGGAAGACGACCGACACCGGTTTCTCGACGTCTACGGCTATGACCTGCTGGCCTGGCCCCAGTGGCCGCTTCTTCGAGACATTGCCGAAATGCACTCATTGGGAGCGTATATCCGCCTCGCACCGGACAAGCCGCGAGCGGCCGAGCAGCTTGCGGTACGGCTCGCATCCCTTCGCACCGGCGACCGGCGAATCCGTTGGTCCGCGATCTCCTGA
- a CDS encoding glutamate decarboxylase, translating into MPLSHPSDPHPHRPAEVAINPVFTREPITVPRDRMPEGELDCEVAYQVVHDELMLDGNARLNLATFVTTWMEPAAEQLMRECFDKNMIDKDEYPRTAELEQRCVHMLADLWNAPDPATAPGCSTTGSSEACMLAGLALKRRWQQARRAAGLSTDRPNLVMGGNVQVCWDKFANYWDVEPRLVPMEGDRFHLTAEAALPYCDENTIGVVAILGSTFDGSYEPVAEVCAALDQLEQDKGWDIPVHVDGASGAMIAPFCDPDLAWDFRLPRVASINTSGHKYGLVYPGVGWVLWRDTPALPDDLIFRVNYLGGEMPTFALNFSRPGAQVVAQYYTFLRLGRGGYTRIQRYCREVATGLAERIAALGPFRLLTDGSELPVFAFTLADGETGYSVFDVSAALREHGWLVPAYTFPADREDLAALRIVVRNGFTHDLAGLLLGALEEVMPRLRAQERPQHDTAGFAHT; encoded by the coding sequence ATGCCGCTGTCGCACCCGTCCGACCCGCACCCGCACCGCCCGGCGGAGGTGGCGATCAACCCGGTGTTCACGAGGGAACCGATCACCGTGCCGCGGGATCGGATGCCGGAGGGGGAGCTGGACTGCGAGGTCGCGTACCAGGTGGTGCACGACGAGCTCATGCTGGACGGCAATGCCCGGCTCAACCTGGCGACCTTCGTGACCACCTGGATGGAGCCGGCCGCGGAGCAGCTCATGCGCGAGTGCTTCGACAAGAACATGATCGACAAGGACGAGTACCCGCGCACCGCGGAGCTGGAGCAGCGCTGCGTGCACATGCTCGCCGACCTGTGGAATGCCCCGGACCCGGCGACGGCGCCCGGCTGCTCCACGACCGGGTCGAGCGAAGCGTGCATGCTCGCCGGGCTGGCCTTGAAGCGCCGCTGGCAGCAGGCGCGGCGGGCGGCCGGGCTCTCGACCGACCGGCCGAACCTGGTGATGGGCGGCAATGTCCAGGTCTGCTGGGACAAGTTCGCCAACTACTGGGATGTCGAGCCCCGCCTGGTGCCGATGGAAGGCGACCGCTTCCACCTCACCGCCGAGGCCGCGCTCCCGTACTGCGACGAGAACACCATCGGCGTCGTCGCCATCCTCGGCTCCACCTTCGACGGCAGCTACGAGCCGGTCGCCGAGGTCTGCGCCGCGCTCGACCAGCTGGAGCAGGACAAGGGCTGGGACATCCCGGTACACGTGGACGGCGCCTCCGGCGCGATGATCGCCCCGTTCTGCGACCCGGACCTGGCGTGGGACTTCCGCCTCCCGCGCGTCGCCTCGATCAATACCTCCGGCCACAAGTACGGCCTGGTCTACCCGGGCGTCGGCTGGGTGCTCTGGCGCGACACCCCCGCGCTCCCGGACGACCTCATCTTCCGGGTCAACTACCTCGGCGGCGAGATGCCGACCTTCGCGCTCAACTTCTCCCGCCCCGGCGCCCAGGTGGTGGCCCAGTACTACACCTTCCTGCGGCTCGGCCGCGGCGGCTACACCCGCATCCAGCGGTACTGCCGCGAGGTCGCCACCGGGCTGGCCGAGCGGATCGCCGCGCTCGGCCCGTTCCGCCTGCTCACCGACGGCAGCGAACTCCCGGTCTTCGCCTTCACCCTGGCCGACGGCGAGACCGGCTACTCGGTCTTCGACGTCTCCGCGGCGCTGCGCGAACACGGCTGGCTGGTCCCCGCCTACACCTTCCCGGCCGACCGCGAAGATCTCGCGGCGCTGCGCATCGTCGTGCGCAACGGTTTCACCCACGACCTCGCGGGGTTGCTGCTCGGTGCTCTCGAGGAGGTCATGCCGCGGCTGCGCGCCCAGGAGCGGCCGCAGCACGACACCGCCGGTTTCGCGCACACCTGA
- a CDS encoding CopG family ribbon-helix-helix protein — MSKDDAPDRRLSADDYERMADDYAANPVRDTEVLGPVEVDLTVLRKGRPSGVRPGKTPGQSVRLPTALRERLAARAEREAVSQSEVIRKAVAEYLDRHAG; from the coding sequence ATGAGCAAGGATGATGCCCCGGATCGGCGGTTGAGCGCCGACGACTACGAACGCATGGCCGACGACTACGCCGCGAACCCTGTCCGTGACACGGAGGTACTCGGCCCGGTGGAAGTCGACCTCACGGTCCTGCGCAAGGGCAGGCCGTCAGGCGTAAGGCCGGGGAAGACACCGGGCCAGTCGGTCCGCCTGCCGACGGCCCTCCGGGAACGCCTCGCCGCCCGCGCGGAACGCGAAGCCGTTTCGCAGAGCGAGGTCATTCGCAAAGCGGTCGCCGAGTACCTGGACCGGCACGCCGGGTAG
- a CDS encoding SDR family NAD(P)-dependent oxidoreductase, whose protein sequence is MAELTGRGAVVVGGTSGIGRAVAAALAAEGAGVVVNGRDPAVVARVSAELGVLGVPGSAADPAVADQLIGTCAAKFGAVDVLVNCAGIAEPDGSSILTVRPEEWRTLLDSHLETVFTTCRAAAPLMVEQGRGTIVNTSSFAYLGDYGGTGYAAGKGAVTSLTLAIAAELREHGIRANVVCPGARTRLSTGDFYEAKIHDLNQRGMLDELSTRGALDAPPPEYAAQLYLYLATDRAKDITGQIFIAAGNFVGRFDRPTPSLVAYRDHNGEPPWSLDELERKVR, encoded by the coding sequence ATGGCTGAGTTGACCGGCCGCGGTGCCGTAGTCGTCGGCGGTACCAGCGGGATCGGCCGCGCCGTCGCCGCCGCGCTGGCCGCGGAGGGGGCCGGGGTGGTGGTGAATGGCCGCGACCCCGCTGTAGTTGCCCGCGTTTCGGCCGAGCTCGGCGTTCTCGGCGTCCCCGGCTCGGCCGCCGACCCCGCCGTGGCGGATCAGCTGATCGGCACCTGCGCCGCCAAGTTCGGTGCCGTCGACGTGCTGGTCAACTGCGCGGGCATCGCGGAGCCGGACGGGTCATCGATCCTCACCGTGCGCCCCGAGGAGTGGCGCACCCTCCTCGACTCCCACCTGGAAACCGTCTTCACCACCTGCCGCGCCGCCGCCCCGCTGATGGTCGAGCAGGGCCGCGGCACCATCGTCAACACCAGCTCCTTCGCCTACCTCGGCGACTACGGCGGCACCGGCTACGCGGCCGGAAAAGGCGCGGTGACCAGCCTGACCCTCGCCATCGCCGCCGAACTCCGCGAGCACGGCATCCGCGCGAATGTGGTGTGCCCCGGCGCCCGCACCCGCCTCTCCACCGGCGATTTCTACGAAGCCAAAATCCACGACCTCAACCAGCGCGGAATGCTCGACGAGCTCTCCACCCGGGGCGCCCTCGACGCCCCACCCCCCGAGTACGCAGCCCAGCTCTACCTCTACCTCGCGACCGACCGAGCCAAGGACATCACCGGCCAGATCTTCATCGCCGCAGGCAATTTCGTCGGCCGCTTCGACCGCCCGACCCCCAGCCTCGTCGCCTACCGCGACCACAACGGCGAGCCACCGTGGAGCCTGGACGAGCTGGAGCGGAAAGTCCGCTGA
- a CDS encoding MCE family protein → MVALLLAVAGVSLALFAGRFTDTVALTVEAPRSGLVLDPDAKVRVRGVEIGSVASVESSGDTARLELRVDPERLQLVPSNATVDIRSTTVFGAKYVNFVIPSDPAPTAMRPGTLLRAAAVTVEFDTLFQRLSRLLAAVEPAKLNATLSAIGQALDGRGAKLGDLLSRSDAYLAELNPSLPALERDLAATAQVTDLYADTAPDLLRTVDNTTVTAGTIAERSQDVDAMLLGLIGLSDTGTAVLGENEQALTESLALLRPTAELLLEYKPVLYCLVVGINNAMPLAESLFGGNKPGASFFASFMYGAPAYKYPQDLPKVNATGGPNCSGVLDRVPNSHADYIVTDTNEGPPFVPSTQVIPNLPSVFRLLFAGMPGV, encoded by the coding sequence ATGGTCGCCCTCCTACTAGCCGTGGCCGGGGTCTCGCTGGCGCTGTTCGCCGGGCGGTTCACCGACACCGTCGCGCTCACCGTCGAGGCGCCGCGCAGCGGGCTGGTGCTCGATCCGGACGCCAAGGTCCGGGTGCGCGGGGTGGAGATCGGCTCGGTGGCCTCGGTCGAGTCGAGCGGCGACACCGCGCGGCTGGAGCTGCGGGTGGATCCGGAGCGGCTGCAGCTGGTGCCGAGCAATGCCACCGTCGACATCCGCTCGACCACCGTGTTCGGCGCCAAGTACGTGAACTTCGTCATCCCCTCCGACCCCGCGCCGACCGCCATGCGCCCGGGCACCCTGCTGCGCGCCGCCGCCGTGACGGTGGAGTTCGACACCCTCTTCCAGCGGCTGAGCAGGCTGCTCGCCGCCGTCGAACCGGCCAAGCTCAATGCCACCCTGAGCGCCATCGGCCAGGCGCTGGACGGGCGCGGCGCCAAACTCGGCGACCTGCTCAGCCGCTCCGACGCCTACCTCGCCGAGCTGAACCCCAGCCTGCCCGCGCTGGAGCGCGACCTCGCCGCCACCGCCCAGGTGACCGATCTCTACGCCGATACCGCGCCCGACCTGCTGCGCACCGTCGACAACACCACCGTCACCGCGGGCACCATCGCGGAGCGCTCGCAGGACGTCGACGCCATGCTGCTCGGGCTGATCGGGTTGTCCGACACCGGCACCGCGGTGCTCGGCGAGAACGAGCAGGCGCTGACCGAGTCGCTCGCCCTGCTCCGCCCCACCGCCGAACTGCTCCTCGAGTACAAGCCGGTGCTGTACTGCCTGGTGGTCGGGATCAACAACGCTATGCCGCTGGCCGAGTCGCTCTTCGGCGGCAACAAGCCGGGCGCCTCGTTCTTCGCCAGCTTCATGTACGGCGCCCCCGCCTACAAGTACCCGCAGGACCTGCCGAAGGTGAACGCCACCGGCGGCCCCAACTGCAGCGGCGTGCTGGACCGGGTGCCGAACAGCCACGCCGACTACATCGTCACCGACACCAACGAGGGCCCGCCTTTCGTGCCATCCACGCAGGTCATCCCCAACCTGCCGTCGGTATTCCGCCTGCTCTTCGCCGGTATGCCCGGCGTCTGA
- a CDS encoding cytochrome P450 gives MSPVKPRRVSGGEHEHGHLEEFRTDPIALMKRIRSECGDVGSFRLADKKVLLLTGAEANEFFFRAADEDLDQAAAYPFMKPIFGEGVVFDASPERRKEMLHNSALRADQMRGHAATIEREVERMLASWGDEGEIDLLEFFAELTIYTSSACLIGTKFREELDIRFAKLYHELERGTDALAYVDPYLPIESFRIRDESRAALVDLVQGIMDQRRANPAAGKEDRDLLDVLISVPDDDGTPRFDAGVITGIFISMMFAGHHTTSGTAAWSVIELLRHPEVLSGVVKELDELYADGSAVSFNALRQIPNLEAVLKETLRLHPPLIILMRVARDAFEVCGTEITAGDLVAASPAISNRLPEDFPNPDSFDPGRYIDPNQEDLVNRWTWIPFGAGRHRCVGAAFALMQLKAIFSVLLRDWEFEMTQPSESYRNDHSKMVVQLAQPCRVRYRRRQR, from the coding sequence ATGAGTCCGGTGAAACCGCGACGGGTCTCCGGTGGCGAGCACGAGCACGGCCATCTCGAGGAGTTCCGCACCGACCCGATCGCCCTGATGAAGCGCATCCGCTCCGAGTGCGGCGACGTCGGCTCGTTCCGGCTGGCGGACAAGAAGGTGCTGCTGCTCACCGGCGCGGAGGCCAACGAGTTCTTCTTCCGCGCCGCCGACGAGGACCTGGACCAGGCCGCGGCCTACCCGTTCATGAAGCCGATCTTCGGCGAGGGCGTGGTCTTCGACGCCAGCCCGGAGCGGCGCAAGGAGATGCTGCACAACTCCGCGCTGCGCGCCGACCAGATGCGCGGCCACGCCGCGACCATCGAGCGCGAGGTCGAGCGGATGCTGGCGAGCTGGGGCGACGAGGGCGAGATCGACCTGCTCGAGTTCTTCGCCGAGCTGACCATCTACACCTCGTCGGCCTGTCTGATCGGCACCAAGTTCCGCGAGGAGCTGGATATCCGGTTCGCCAAGCTCTACCACGAGCTGGAGCGCGGCACCGACGCGCTGGCCTACGTCGACCCGTACCTGCCGATCGAGAGCTTCCGCATCCGCGACGAGTCGCGCGCCGCGCTGGTCGACCTGGTGCAGGGGATCATGGATCAGCGGCGGGCGAACCCGGCGGCGGGCAAGGAGGACCGGGACCTGCTCGACGTGCTGATCTCGGTCCCGGATGACGACGGCACCCCGCGCTTCGACGCCGGCGTGATCACCGGCATCTTCATCTCGATGATGTTCGCCGGGCACCACACCACCTCGGGGACAGCGGCCTGGTCGGTGATCGAGCTGCTCCGGCACCCGGAGGTGCTCTCCGGCGTGGTGAAGGAGCTGGACGAGCTGTATGCCGACGGGTCGGCGGTGAGCTTCAACGCGCTGCGCCAGATCCCGAACCTGGAGGCGGTGCTCAAGGAGACGCTGCGGCTGCACCCGCCGCTGATCATCCTGATGCGGGTCGCGCGCGACGCCTTCGAGGTCTGCGGCACCGAGATCACCGCGGGCGACCTGGTGGCGGCCTCCCCGGCCATCTCGAACCGGCTGCCGGAGGACTTCCCGAACCCGGACTCCTTCGACCCCGGCCGCTACATCGACCCGAACCAGGAGGACCTGGTCAATCGCTGGACCTGGATCCCGTTCGGCGCGGGCAGGCACCGCTGCGTGGGAGCGGCGTTCGCGCTCATGCAGCTCAAGGCGATCTTCTCGGTACTGCTGCGGGACTGGGAGTTCGAGATGACGCAGCCCTCGGAGAGCTACCGCAACGACCACAGCAAGATGGTGGTGCAGCTGGCCCAGCCGTGCCGGGTGCGCTACCGGCGCAGGCAGCGCTGA
- a CDS encoding cytochrome P450 encodes MSAPSLPTGFDFTDPALWESRRPVEEFAMLRRTAPVWWNPQADENSGGFFDGGYWVVSKLADIKEISRHPELYSSQRKGSIIRLPGDITIDQMELTSALLVNMDPPKHSKIRRIISKGFTPRAVESLRAALAERADRIVHAAKKSGGGDFVEQVAVELPLQAIAELLGVPQEDRRKVFDWSNAMLNYDDPEYGDPTVASAEILGYAWNMAEQRRASPAQDIVSELIQADIDGEGLASDEFGFFVILLAVAGNETTRNAITHGMKAFVDHPEQWERYKAERPKTAPDEIVRWATPVTVFQRTATQDLELGGQQIKEGERIGLFYGSANFDEDGFDEPFTFDVGRDPNPHVGFGGTGTHYCVGANLARLEIDLMFNAIADVMPHVREVSEPVRLRNGWINGIKSWQVAFE; translated from the coding sequence ATGTCCGCACCCTCGTTGCCCACCGGCTTCGACTTCACCGATCCCGCGCTGTGGGAGAGCCGCCGCCCGGTCGAGGAGTTCGCGATGCTGCGGCGCACCGCGCCGGTGTGGTGGAACCCGCAGGCCGACGAGAACTCGGGCGGCTTCTTCGACGGCGGCTACTGGGTGGTCAGCAAGCTGGCCGACATCAAGGAGATCTCGCGCCACCCCGAGCTGTACTCCTCGCAGCGCAAGGGCTCGATCATCCGGCTCCCCGGCGACATCACCATCGACCAGATGGAGCTGACCAGCGCGCTGCTGGTGAACATGGACCCGCCCAAGCACTCCAAGATCCGCCGGATCATCTCCAAGGGCTTCACCCCGCGCGCGGTGGAGAGCCTGCGCGCGGCGCTGGCCGAGCGCGCCGATCGGATCGTGCACGCCGCCAAGAAGAGCGGCGGCGGCGACTTCGTCGAGCAGGTCGCGGTGGAGCTGCCGCTACAGGCCATCGCCGAGCTGCTCGGCGTGCCGCAGGAGGACCGCAGGAAGGTCTTCGACTGGTCCAACGCCATGCTCAACTACGACGACCCGGAGTACGGCGACCCGACCGTCGCCTCCGCCGAGATCCTCGGCTACGCCTGGAACATGGCCGAGCAGCGCCGCGCCAGCCCGGCGCAGGACATCGTCTCCGAGCTGATTCAGGCCGATATCGACGGCGAGGGGCTGGCCTCGGACGAATTCGGCTTCTTCGTCATCCTGCTCGCCGTCGCGGGCAACGAGACCACCCGCAACGCCATCACGCACGGCATGAAGGCTTTCGTCGACCACCCGGAGCAGTGGGAGCGGTACAAGGCCGAGCGGCCCAAGACCGCGCCGGACGAGATCGTCCGCTGGGCCACCCCGGTCACCGTCTTCCAGCGCACCGCCACCCAGGACCTGGAGCTCGGCGGCCAGCAGATCAAGGAGGGGGAGCGGATCGGGCTCTTCTACGGCTCGGCCAACTTCGACGAGGACGGCTTCGACGAGCCGTTCACCTTCGACGTGGGCCGCGACCCCAATCCGCACGTCGGCTTCGGCGGCACCGGAACGCACTATTGCGTCGGCGCCAATCTGGCCCGGCTGGAGATCGATCTGATGTTCAATGCGATCGCGGACGTCATGCCGCACGTGCGCGAGGTGAGCGAGCCGGTGCGGCTGCGCAACGGCTGGATCAACGGCATCAAGAGCTGGCAGGTCGCCTTCGAGTGA